The Calothrix sp. PCC 7507 DNA segment TCAAATCCCAGAATTGGAAAACTTTTAGAAAATCTGTAGATGAGGTAGAAACTTTAACTGGGTATGACTTGCTTTCAAATGTACCCGAGGAAATTCAAGCAGTAATTGAAGGGAAGGTCGATCAAGAGTAAGATGATCAGGTTTCTACGGCTTTGGTTGCCAGTCCAGCACTATCCCCTGATGGAGTTTGACCAATAACGTAGACATCTTGCTCTGTTTCACCAAGACGATATACCTGTAAATCACTGAGATTTTCTTTAAGGGTCTGAACAAGAGTTTGAAATCTGTTAACAGTTTGTCTCTCTTCTTCACCATGCCAATCTTCCCCTGTGACAGCCACCTTAAAGAAATCATCTACCGCCACAGCTTTAACGGGTGTGCCGGCTGAATGTCCTGTTTGTTCCAAAACTTTAGTTGGAGTTAAAGGGATGTTGTCGGGATGCTCCCAGAGTAAAACTTCAAATGGGTATTCTGATTCGCTCTGGAACAACAAGCCGTCTGACGCTTGCTTTAGTTGGTCGAGAATTTCTGTGTTATTCATAATCAATAAAAAGGATTTCGCGTCTAAATTGTATAAACAGTCTTTATGGTCGTTGACTGTTAACAGCTTAATTAAAATTCTCTACTTATTAACAAAATTTTGACTGCCGTGGCTGTACTAAAATTTGTTGTAGTTAAATAGTAATTTTTTATACTTAATAAAATTCTAGGTCAGCATAATCACGGTTAATATTCTGCTGTTGAGATTAGGCGATCGCTCTCTGTTCTACTCAAGTTCCATCAGCATTTCTATAATGCTGACGCGAAAACCACAGGATGCAAATAATCGTCGCGCTGCTTCGTTAGGCGCTACCGTGTCTAGGCGAATTTGCTTGACACCCATTTGCTGAAACCGTTCGATAGTCAACATCACCATCTGTCGCGCAATTCCCTGTTGACGATATGCTGATTCAACCCAAAGATCGTGAATCACCGCAAATTCCTGTAATAGGTAAATTGGTATTTCTGCTTGAACCGTCGCCGCCACAAATGCCACCAATTGTCCGTTATCTTCAGCTACGAGAAACACACTGCGATCGTCATTGGCTAATCGTCCCAGCCATTTCTCATAACGCTGCTCTGGGTGAGGAATAAAACCATACTTGGCAGAATCCCAAGATTCATGCAAAGCACAAATTTTGGCTACCATTGGTAAAACCGCGGGTATGTCGTCTGGGGTTGCAGGACGGATTAACATAAGCTACCGAAGTGCAAAGAGGAGTATCTAGAATCGGCCGAAAAACTGACAAGCAAAGTAGATTCAATAAAATTCTCGATAGATACTGGTTAAATATTGGCGATCGCACAACTGATAAGGTTGAAATTATCGATAAACATCTAGCTAATTTGCTAGTTTTGTCGTTTAACAAGAATATTGACCAGAAAGGTGCAGGCAATTATAGTCAATAATCGGCATACTTAAAGAGGGAGAGCAGTTTAGAAAACTCCCTGCGATCCTAGGCGTGAAGGTGATCAAGCAACAATGAGACGTACATCCACTGGTAGATCGGCTAATAGTTCCAAACCCTCTATGTTTAAATCCCCAATGTTTAATTTTACCACCATCGCCATTTTGGGTGGGGTATTTATCTTGGGAATTGGCATTGGCATTGCTTTTAGCTCAACAACCACCTTGTCTCCATCAAATGTGGCTTCCCGTGAATTTATCGATACCAAAGCACCAAACCCTGAGATTTGCGTGCAGTATGGAGCTAGCGCTATGGTGATGGACGCTAGACTTTTCGTGACTCTCAACCCTTTTAATGTTTATGTTGCTCAACCAAGTATGCGTCCTGGATGCGTTATCCGTCAAAATAACTGGGCGCTTTTGGAGCAGAAAAAGCTTGTAACATCTGACCAGGTAAGAGAATGTAAGAATCGCCTGAACACTTTTGGTTTTACAGGTAACTTGGACAGTGACAAACCTGATATTAGATGTATTTACCAGAATGAGGCTGGTCAAAACTTCTTCTTGTCTCAACCTGGTGCAGTAGCGCCGTCTCAAGAAACGGATAGATTCTAAATTTGGGAGATGAGGGAGAAATAATTAATCACTCTTGCCAATTCCCCATTCCCCATTCATCTCGTGCGAGGAAGCGGTTGACCGAACTCAATGACTCTTGTGTTAGGAACATTGGAGGGATAGTTGGGTACTACGGGAACTGACAAATTAGGACTAGCTATAGGCTGAGGGTTGTTAAAATTACCGGGTTGATTGGGGAAATTCGGTGGGGGAAGAATAGAACTAGATGGTTGAGAGGAGCTGTTCGGTGTGAGGGGAGGGACGGTAACAAAGGGCTGTTGAGTCGTTGGAGATTGGCTATTGGGTGGCTGTGGATAGTTATAGGAACTTGGTGGTAAGTTACTCGGCGTTTGCGGGTAATTATAGGGACTTGGTGGTGGGTTAATACTGGGTGTTTGTGGTTGATTGTAGGGACTTGGTGGTAAGTTACTCGGTGTTTGTGGGTAGTTTCCGGGTTGTAGAGAGTTAGTATAACCACGAATTAAAGGACGTAACACCCAGCGAGTGGGGTTTTGTTTGGAAACTAGTTGCAGTTTTATCTGGTTTGGTTCGGAAAAATTCCCTGGTGCCAAATCCATGACAATGCGGGTTATGCCTGAATTTAATTGGGAAACGCGAATTCTTTGGATTGCTCCTGAATAATTTTGTTGGGTGGGAACATAGCCTAACTTAGTATCAGGTAAATCTACGACAATACGAGGAGGTTGGGCGAGATAGAAGTGACGGGGAGTTATACCTGCTGAGATGGTAAATTCCAGTTGTATGGCTTCTGGATAAAAGCGCCAATTGTCTAGTCTAGCTACTGGCGCAACCACATTTTTAACAGTTGGCAGTTGTGAAGTTGGGCGATTCTGAATTGGTGATTTATTGAGCGATGGTTTAGCAGTACTGATGCCAGGTTCTAGGGCTATCGCTGCATATAAACTCAACAAGCTGATGCCAAACAACCGCTTGCAGATTTGGGAAAATGACCTGGGTTTTAATTCTTGATTCATTATTTCAATGACTTTTTGATTTCTGTGATTCTTCTTTAGCTGTCTGCGCTATGGCGGTAAATCCTAGAGTTTGTGGGATGCTATTTATGGTTAGTTGACCTGTGACACTACTTTTATCTTTTAATTGCATTTGCATGGTGGCCGAGTAGACGGAAGATTTTTGAGAAGGAGTAGTTTTACAAAAGTTGGATCTGTCAATTTTTCCAGATAAATTCAATTGTTGATTGCTCAATAGACCGGATAAAGAATGCTTATTTTGATTAGTGGCGGCAATTGTGGTGTTGTTATTAGCTGGTAGTAAAGAGGCGTTGACGTAAATACCTGATTGCTGAATATTTAATGTCAAGTCCTCTGGTTGCTCACAGTTTGGCAAATTTTCAGTCAGTTTTAGGAGATAGCGATCGCTAATTGTCGGCGCAGTCTTGAGATTATTTTCTCCGTAGACGGTGACAGTCTTAAATAGCAGTAGAACTGAAGCTATGGCTACACCATAAAAAGTTAGGGATTTGTAGTTAAAATGACTCATAGTTTCACTTCCTGACTGTTGATGCTTGATTGCTAGCCTCAGGAAGCACAGAGGCGAGATGGGAGGTGACTTGACTGTAGCGACGGGTAATCAGGAGTGAGGAACGGCATTGGATGGCTAATTGATCTGTGTATCGTCCCAGAGTTTGACGCTCAATACCCCAAGCGCGACTGGTACCAGCAATAGTTAAGTCAACACCTTCTGAGGCTGTGACTACGGCTTGAATTGGTTCTGGGGATTCAATCATTTTGATGTCAATGCGATCGCTTACACTAGTAGGCAATTGCCCCATGATTGTATGTAGCTCGTAACTTAGTTCGTCCTTCACCTCACTTTCAGAGACGACTTGTAAAATCTGCAACATGCAAGTATCTCGATTAATCAACAGTCTCAAAGCCAGGATCAGTGCTAAATCATCATGAATATTGGCAGAGTAGGGAACCAACAAGCTTTCTAACCTTTCCCCACCGCGATCAATGAATACTGCGACATCCACAGGTGCTGTTGAGAGAATTTGACCAACTCTACCACCTAAGCGATTGCTACTAAAAGCTGGGCGATGCCATCCCAATAAAATTAAATCAGGTTGCTCGATTTTAGCGATCTGTGCAGTCTCTCTAGCGACATTGCTAGATATGCGAACAATGGGATGCACACAAGCGCGGGCTGTTGGCGGTTCGAGAGTATTAATTAAGTCTTCTAGTTGTTGGCGGCGCTGGGCAATTAATCGGTTAGCTTCAACTGGGGTACTCTCAAAAGCATAGTCTTCTTCAAATTCAATCAGGCTGAGAGGATGGACTGTAGCAGATTGTGGGTGGTTGAGTGTGACACCTGGGTTGGGCTGGGCAAATGCTACTGCTAATTGTAATAATCCTTTTTGTGTACTGGGATTAGCTACTGGCAATAAAATTTTATATTCTCTACCTGCAGTCGTTTCTCGTTCGGTTTCTGCGTCTGACTCTGGTTCCAACACATCTAATCTGATCAGCCTTTTTGGATATGTCCACTCTAGTAGTGGGGAGGTCATAAATGTTGTTACCAAAGCCATAATTACCAGCATGGTAAACAATAAGGGCGAAATAACGCCCAATTCCAAACCAATATTCAGTACTATCAGTTCAGTTAAACCACGAGTATTCATTAACCAACCGAGGGCTGAGGCTTCCCGGTTATTAATGCCACTGACGCGAGCTGCTACATAAGTGCCAATATACTTGCCGGCGATCGCTACTGCTAAGACTAAGGCACACAAAGCCCATAAATCGGGACGGTTGAGTAAGCCAATTTGCGTCCGTAAACCACTGAAGGCAAAAAACACTGGAAGCAGAAATACTAAGACAAAATCTTCGGTTTTTTCGGCTAATTCTCTGACTAAGTCTTCATTTTTGGGCATAGCTGCGCCCAGTAAAAATGCCCCAAAAATGAGGTGAATACCAATTATTTCGGTGATGAGGGCGGAAGCTACCACGCCCATATAAATCAACGCCACTAATAATTGACTAAGGCGTCCAGTGCGTTCGTAATGGGCGGCTAGACGTTGCAGGAACCAACGACCGACCGTCAGCATGAAACCGATGTAAACTACACTAGCAATGATCGTGGGGAAGGCACTGACAATGCTACCACCTCTAGCGACAGCGATCGCTACTGCCAATACGCACCAAGCCGTCACATCATCCACTGCTGCACAAGTTAGGGCTAGTGTCC contains these protein-coding regions:
- a CDS encoding GNAT family N-acetyltransferase, coding for MLIRPATPDDIPAVLPMVAKICALHESWDSAKYGFIPHPEQRYEKWLGRLANDDRSVFLVAEDNGQLVAFVAATVQAEIPIYLLQEFAVIHDLWVESAYRQQGIARQMVMLTIERFQQMGVKQIRLDTVAPNEAARRLFASCGFRVSIIEMLMELE
- a CDS encoding DUF3172 domain-containing protein, encoding MRRTSTGRSANSSKPSMFKSPMFNFTTIAILGGVFILGIGIGIAFSSTTTLSPSNVASREFIDTKAPNPEICVQYGASAMVMDARLFVTLNPFNVYVAQPSMRPGCVIRQNNWALLEQKKLVTSDQVRECKNRLNTFGFTGNLDSDKPDIRCIYQNEAGQNFFLSQPGAVAPSQETDRF
- a CDS encoding cation:proton antiporter, with the translated sequence MHTVILVLVEVLIVIGLSRLVGLAFKSIKQPLVIGEIVAGIMLGPSLFGLIAPSVAANLFPPETIPFLNVLSQVGLIFFMFLIGLELNPKYLSGQLETAILTSHVSILVPFSLGTVLAVLLYPLVSNGSVSFTAFALFLGAAMSITAFPVLARIITENNLQGTRLGTLALTCAAVDDVTAWCVLAVAIAVARGGSIVSAFPTIIASVVYIGFMLTVGRWFLQRLAAHYERTGRLSQLLVALIYMGVVASALITEIIGIHLIFGAFLLGAAMPKNEDLVRELAEKTEDFVLVFLLPVFFAFSGLRTQIGLLNRPDLWALCALVLAVAIAGKYIGTYVAARVSGINNREASALGWLMNTRGLTELIVLNIGLELGVISPLLFTMLVIMALVTTFMTSPLLEWTYPKRLIRLDVLEPESDAETERETTAGREYKILLPVANPSTQKGLLQLAVAFAQPNPGVTLNHPQSATVHPLSLIEFEEDYAFESTPVEANRLIAQRRQQLEDLINTLEPPTARACVHPIVRISSNVARETAQIAKIEQPDLILLGWHRPAFSSNRLGGRVGQILSTAPVDVAVFIDRGGERLESLLVPYSANIHDDLALILALRLLINRDTCMLQILQVVSESEVKDELSYELHTIMGQLPTSVSDRIDIKMIESPEPIQAVVTASEGVDLTIAGTSRAWGIERQTLGRYTDQLAIQCRSSLLITRRYSQVTSHLASVLPEASNQASTVRK
- a CDS encoding AMIN domain-containing protein — its product is MNQELKPRSFSQICKRLFGISLLSLYAAIALEPGISTAKPSLNKSPIQNRPTSQLPTVKNVVAPVARLDNWRFYPEAIQLEFTISAGITPRHFYLAQPPRIVVDLPDTKLGYVPTQQNYSGAIQRIRVSQLNSGITRIVMDLAPGNFSEPNQIKLQLVSKQNPTRWVLRPLIRGYTNSLQPGNYPQTPSNLPPSPYNQPQTPSINPPPSPYNYPQTPSNLPPSSYNYPQPPNSQSPTTQQPFVTVPPLTPNSSSQPSSSILPPPNFPNQPGNFNNPQPIASPNLSVPVVPNYPSNVPNTRVIEFGQPLPRTR
- a CDS encoding nuclease A inhibitor family protein, producing MNNTEILDQLKQASDGLLFQSESEYPFEVLLWEHPDNIPLTPTKVLEQTGHSAGTPVKAVAVDDFFKVAVTGEDWHGEEERQTVNRFQTLVQTLKENLSDLQVYRLGETEQDVYVIGQTPSGDSAGLATKAVET